The sequence TGCTGTTCAAAGAATGTAGCCACTACTGCGAAACGATTTCTTCTGCCCGGCAAATGCCAAGGGTATTGCAGATCGCGATGCAAAATGCCGTTGGCCAACGAGGCGTGGCTGTCATTACAATCTCAGGTGATGTAGCGCTGGAAGAAATAGAAGACGATTCCCTGGAACACACGCTCATGCAACGTTTACCGGCTGTCCGCCCTCATGACGCAGACCTGGATCTGCTGGCAGGCATGATCAATACTGCGAAGAAAATTACCTTATTATGTGGAAGCGGTTGCGCAGGTGCCCATGATGAACTGATCAACTTTGGAGCGAAGACCTTATCGCCCATGGTACATGCACTTAGGGGTAAAGAACACGTGGCCTACGATAACCCCTATGATGTAGGTATGACCGGGTTGATTGGATTTGCCTCCGGCTATCATGCCATGGAAGATAGCGACCTTTTATTATTACTGGGTACTGACTTCCCCTATACCAACTGGTACCCTACAAAATCTAAAATAGTACAGATAGACCTGCGTCCTGAAAGATTGGGCCGGCGTTGTAAACTGGACCTTGGCCTCGTTGGCACAATAAAAGAAACCCTCGCCGCCCTGCTGCCACTGATTGAGCAAAAAGATGACCGCAGCCACCTGGAACAATCTCTCAATAATTATATAAATAGTAAAAAGGAGTTGTCGGCACATGCCAGCAGTACCAATACCCCCATTCATCCGGAATACCTGACCACGGTACTGAGTGCCGCAGCAGATCCGGATGCCATTTTTACATGTGATGTAGGGGAACCTACCGTGTGGGCAGCGAGATATGTTGATATGACAAAGGATCGCAGACTCATTGGCTCTTTTAATCATGGGTCTATGGCGAGTGCGATGCCACAGGCAATTGGTGCCCAATTAGAATACCCCGGCAGACAAGTCATCTCTATGTCCGGCGATGGAGGATTTGCGATGCTCATGGGCGATATCCTCACCATTCTTCAATATAACCT is a genomic window of Chitinophaga sp. LS1 containing:
- the poxB gene encoding ubiquinone-dependent pyruvate dehydrogenase; the protein is MAKTIAAQLVAQLAKAGVKRVHGVVGDSLNGFVDEIRKQGNIEWIHYRHEEAAAFAAGAEAQLTGTLAVCAGSCGPGNLHLINGLYDCHRSMAPVLAIAAHIPSMEIGTGYFQETHPELLFKECSHYCETISSARQMPRVLQIAMQNAVGQRGVAVITISGDVALEEIEDDSLEHTLMQRLPAVRPHDADLDLLAGMINTAKKITLLCGSGCAGAHDELINFGAKTLSPMVHALRGKEHVAYDNPYDVGMTGLIGFASGYHAMEDSDLLLLLGTDFPYTNWYPTKSKIVQIDLRPERLGRRCKLDLGLVGTIKETLAALLPLIEQKDDRSHLEQSLNNYINSKKELSAHASSTNTPIHPEYLTTVLSAAADPDAIFTCDVGEPTVWAARYVDMTKDRRLIGSFNHGSMASAMPQAIGAQLEYPGRQVISMSGDGGFAMLMGDILTILQYNLPVKIVIYNNSSLGFVAMEMKVAGMPPYATDLKNPNFAKMAAAIGMKGIRVEDPAALPGAIDEALMHDGPVLVDVVVNSSALVMPPKIDVKQAKGFGIYMMKQVWNGKGGEVWDTLKTNFLQKE